CAAAGGACTAATTCAGGCGTTTCAACAGGCCAAATTTCCGGATACGAAGCTGGTGATTGTGGGAGCGGCTCACAAAGTCTTTGCCGATTCTGGGCTTAAGGAACTGATTGAAAACGATCCTTCCATCATTTTCACCGGTTATCTGAGCGACGAGCAACTGGTTAATCTTTACCAGCACGCCCTGTTTTTCGCCTATCCGTCCTTTTTCGAGGGCTTCGGTATTCCCCCGCTCGAGGCCATGTCGTGCGGCTGCCCCACGCTGGTGTCCGACACCACGAGCCTGCCTGAAGTTTGCGGGGACGCCAGCGTCTACGTGGACCCTTACGACATTGGCAGCATTCGCGACGGTCTGGTTAAACTCTACAGCGACGAAGCCCTCCGTAAGACGCTGGTTGAAAAAGGGCGTGGGCGGGTCGAACGGTTTAGCTGGCAGCAGTCGGCCGAAAAACTCGCCGGTATCATTTCGAAATTAGTTTAGAGCGCCCCAGCGATGGAGTAAGAGCGGGAAGAAACGACTTCCTACCCTATCGCTGGTCACTCCTCACTTCTCTGGTCAAAACATGCTTGATAAAAAGATCGCCCTGATCCACGAATGGCTGGTGACCTATGCCGGTTCGGAAAGTGTGGTCGAACAGATTTTGGCGCTGTACCCCCAAAGCGACCTTTTTACCCTGGTTGACTTTTTGCCCGACTCGCAGCGGCTGCTCATCCAAAATAAAACCGCGACGACGAGTTTTATCCAGAAATTGCCGTGGGCCAAGAAAAAATACCGCTCCTATCTGCCGCTGATGCCGCTGGCCGTGGAGCAGTTCGACGTCAGTGCCTACGACGTGGTCATATCAAGCAGTCATGCCGTAGCCAAAGGCGTACTGACCGGACCTGATCAGCTTCACATCTGCTATTGTCACTCGCCCATGCGCTATGCCTGGGATTTGTACCATCAGTATTTAAGCGAGAGCGGACTTAAAACCGGCTTCGGAGGGGCCATTGCCAAACTGATTCTGCATTATATACGGCTTTGGGATTACCAGTCGGCGCAGCGTGTTGATCATTTTGTGGCCAACTCTCGTTACATCGCCCGGCGCATCAAAAAAGTCTACGGCCGCGAAGCACACGTCATTCATCCGCCCGTTAACACCCAGCAGTTTGCCCTGTGCCAGCAAAAGGATAACTATTACCTGACGGCATCGCGCATGGTGCCCTACAAGAAAATCAACCTGATCGTTGAAGCCTTTGCGGCCATGCCCGACAAACGGCTGGTGGTCGTTGGCGATGGACCCGACTTTGAGAAGATCA
This Larkinella insperata DNA region includes the following protein-coding sequences:
- a CDS encoding glycosyltransferase family 4 protein; protein product: MLDKKIALIHEWLVTYAGSESVVEQILALYPQSDLFTLVDFLPDSQRLLIQNKTATTSFIQKLPWAKKKYRSYLPLMPLAVEQFDVSAYDVVISSSHAVAKGVLTGPDQLHICYCHSPMRYAWDLYHQYLSESGLKTGFGGAIAKLILHYIRLWDYQSAQRVDHFVANSRYIARRIKKVYGREAHVIHPPVNTQQFALCQQKDNYYLTASRMVPYKKINLIVEAFAAMPDKRLVVVGDGPDFEKIKRLATPNIELLGYQSNSALVAYMQKAKAFVFAAEEDFGIMPVEAQACGTPVLAYGKGGALDSVVDQKTGLFFDRQEVASLIECVQRFERTADRFEPITIHQHAQGFSNENFRFAFEQYVTGKIREGFTRS